The following are from one region of the Phycisphaeraceae bacterium genome:
- a CDS encoding S9 family peptidase, with protein sequence MKRILAVLACAALGSSSLAAPPATAKRPVTDNYHGVEIVDNYRWLEGDKGTSTPEVLQWTDEQNAYTRSVLDGIPGRDKLEARLRELMETSSISSPRMKGARYFYTKREASQNQPVLYYRTGHSGEPVTLLDVNTLDSKGLISLDWYSPSDDGRLLAFGISRAGDENSTLHLLDVNTGEWLADEIPNKVSGVQWLPDSSGFFYSQLEDIKNAYSRQIRFHKIGRHHRTDPTLFKQFSTTWGPFASIDKDARWMILGYWTGTRSNDLYVVDLKKWFETGEFEKRTIVEGKDATFSGAVRGDTLYMVTPYNASNRRVMAVDLRNPTEENWKELIPERKDATLTGVGHAKDMLVASYLKNASTSIEKFDLNGKPLGAVELPGIGSAGLSVDEDRTEAFLSFSSYNTPPSIYRIDLARNSRELWERPEVKVDPELAEVKQVWYTSKDGTKVSMFLVHKKGIELDGQRPTLLYGYGGFNISMTPSFSATLFPWLEAGGVYAVANLRGGGEYGDAWHRAGTLENKQNVFDDFVAAAEWLIDNNYTRPQNLAIQGGSNGGLLTGAVVLQKPELFSAAIVAVPLLDMLRFEQFLMARFWVPEYGTAEDSSQFSFLRQYSPYQNIKDGVKYPAILVTAGENDTRVHPLHARKYAAAMQAATTSDPTDKPVLLWVDMDGGHGQGKPLSMRVRDVADQQAFVMWQTGLMGAGKKN encoded by the coding sequence ATGAAACGCATCCTTGCTGTCCTCGCCTGCGCCGCGCTCGGCTCCTCGTCGCTGGCCGCGCCGCCCGCCACCGCGAAGCGCCCCGTCACCGACAACTACCACGGCGTCGAGATCGTCGACAACTACCGCTGGCTGGAGGGCGACAAGGGCACGAGCACGCCCGAGGTGCTCCAGTGGACCGACGAGCAGAACGCGTACACCCGCTCGGTCCTCGACGGGATCCCGGGCCGCGACAAGCTCGAGGCGCGCCTGCGCGAGCTCATGGAGACATCCTCCATCAGTTCCCCTCGCATGAAGGGCGCCCGTTACTTCTACACCAAGCGTGAAGCGTCGCAGAACCAGCCGGTGCTCTACTACCGCACCGGCCACTCCGGCGAGCCCGTCACGCTGCTCGACGTGAACACGCTCGACAGCAAGGGCCTGATCTCCCTCGACTGGTACAGCCCCAGCGACGACGGGCGACTGCTCGCCTTTGGCATCAGCCGCGCCGGCGACGAGAACTCGACGCTGCACCTGCTCGACGTGAACACCGGCGAGTGGCTCGCCGACGAGATCCCCAACAAGGTCAGCGGCGTGCAGTGGCTGCCCGACTCGTCCGGGTTCTTCTACAGCCAGCTCGAAGACATCAAGAACGCGTACTCGCGCCAGATCCGCTTCCACAAGATCGGGCGCCACCATCGCACCGACCCCACGCTGTTCAAACAGTTCTCCACGACCTGGGGACCGTTCGCGTCCATCGACAAGGACGCGCGCTGGATGATCCTTGGGTACTGGACCGGCACACGCTCCAACGACCTGTACGTCGTCGACCTCAAGAAGTGGTTCGAGACGGGCGAGTTCGAGAAGCGCACCATCGTCGAGGGCAAGGACGCCACCTTCTCCGGCGCTGTCCGCGGCGACACGCTCTACATGGTCACCCCCTACAACGCGTCCAACCGTCGCGTCATGGCGGTCGACCTCAGGAACCCGACCGAGGAGAACTGGAAGGAGCTCATCCCCGAGCGCAAGGACGCCACGCTCACCGGCGTGGGCCACGCCAAGGACATGCTCGTCGCGTCCTACCTCAAGAACGCCTCGACCTCCATCGAGAAGTTCGACCTCAACGGCAAGCCCCTGGGCGCCGTCGAGCTCCCCGGCATCGGTTCGGCCGGCCTCTCCGTCGATGAAGACCGCACCGAGGCCTTCCTCTCCTTCTCCAGCTACAACACGCCCCCCAGCATCTATCGAATCGACCTCGCGCGCAACTCGCGCGAGCTCTGGGAGCGCCCCGAGGTCAAGGTCGACCCCGAACTCGCCGAGGTCAAGCAGGTCTGGTACACCAGCAAGGACGGCACCAAGGTCTCGATGTTCCTCGTCCACAAGAAGGGCATCGAACTCGACGGCCAGCGCCCGACCCTGCTCTACGGCTACGGCGGCTTCAACATCTCCATGACTCCCTCCTTCAGCGCCACTCTCTTCCCATGGCTCGAGGCCGGCGGCGTCTACGCCGTCGCCAACCTCCGGGGCGGAGGCGAGTACGGCGACGCGTGGCACCGCGCCGGCACGCTCGAGAACAAGCAGAACGTCTTCGACGACTTTGTCGCCGCCGCCGAGTGGCTGATCGACAACAACTACACCCGGCCCCAGAACCTCGCCATCCAGGGCGGGAGCAACGGCGGGCTGCTCACCGGCGCCGTTGTCCTGCAGAAGCCCGAGCTGTTCTCGGCGGCGATCGTCGCCGTCCCGCTCCTTGACATGCTGCGCTTCGAGCAGTTCCTCATGGCCCGCTTCTGGGTGCCCGAGTACGGCACCGCCGAAGACTCCTCGCAGTTCAGTTTCCTCCGCCAGTACTCGCCCTACCAGAACATCAAGGACGGCGTGAAGTACCCGGCGATCCTCGTCACCGCCGGCGAGAACGACACGCGCGTCCACCCGCTCCACGCGCGCAAGTACGCCGCCGCCATGCAGGCCGCGACCACCAGCGACCCCACCGACAAGCCGGTGCTCCTCTGGGTGGACATGGACGGCGGGCACGGCCAGGGCAAGCCGCTCTCGATGCGCGTCCGCGACGTCGCCGATCAGCAGGCCTTCGTGATGTGGCAGACCGGTCT
- a CDS encoding ABC transporter ATP-binding protein, which produces MIETINLTKRYGDLIALNNLNLTVREGDCFGFIGPNGAGKTTTIKILATLLKPSSGQAMIDGLTIGYQNRQIRPLIGYVPDFMGAYEDMVVTEYLEFFAACYNIHGDQRKRVVGDVLELTDLSYKADAEVNSLSRGMQQRLSVARVLLHDPKVLLMDEPASGLDPRARIEMRELLKELKRMGKTIIISSHILKELAEMCNVVGVIERGELLFSGDVREIMRRARVGHVVHVRVAERSEDAAAILRKAPGVSKVGLSDTDQGVQINLTLDEQAPIDVGDIPSRLVNAGHRVVHFTEEQVDLEAAFMRLTKGIVQ; this is translated from the coding sequence ATGATCGAGACGATCAACCTGACGAAGCGCTACGGCGACCTGATCGCGCTCAACAACCTCAACCTCACGGTGCGCGAGGGCGACTGCTTCGGCTTCATCGGCCCCAACGGCGCCGGCAAGACCACCACCATCAAGATCCTCGCCACCCTGCTCAAGCCGTCCTCCGGCCAGGCGATGATCGACGGGCTGACCATCGGGTACCAGAACCGTCAGATCCGCCCCCTCATCGGCTATGTCCCCGACTTCATGGGCGCGTACGAGGATATGGTCGTCACCGAATACCTCGAGTTCTTCGCCGCCTGCTACAACATCCACGGCGACCAGCGCAAACGCGTCGTGGGTGACGTGCTCGAGCTCACCGACCTTTCGTACAAGGCCGACGCCGAGGTCAACTCGCTGTCGCGAGGCATGCAGCAGCGTCTCTCCGTGGCGCGCGTGCTCCTGCACGACCCCAAGGTGCTGCTGATGGACGAGCCGGCGTCGGGTCTGGACCCGCGCGCCCGCATCGAGATGCGCGAGTTGCTCAAAGAGCTCAAGCGCATGGGCAAGACCATCATCATCTCGAGCCACATCCTCAAGGAGCTGGCCGAGATGTGCAATGTGGTGGGGGTGATCGAGCGGGGCGAGCTGCTCTTCTCGGGCGACGTGCGCGAGATCATGCGCCGGGCGCGAGTCGGCCACGTCGTGCACGTTCGCGTCGCCGAGCGGTCCGAGGACGCCGCCGCCATCCTGCGAAAGGCCCCCGGGGTCAGCAAGGTGGGCCTCTCGGACACCGATCAGGGGGTGCAGATCAACCTGACGCTCGACGAGCAGGCGCCCATCGACGTGGGGGACATCCCCTCGCGCCTCGTGAACGCCGGCCACCGGGTGGTCCATTTCACCGAAGAGCAGGTCGACCTCGAGGCCGCCTTCATGCGCCTCACCAAGGGCATCGTGCAGTAA
- a CDS encoding M20/M25/M40 family metallo-hydrolase, whose product MPMVAQSIDAVIEKLRSRREESVGRLKDWLRMPSVGTDPAYRDATRKAAEWCRDQLKAAGFQAELRETGTRDKPGNPIVWATNEGAAGYAGPHVLFYGHYDVQPADPIDLWDTKDPFEPVLKPAVPGGPGERIVARGACDDKGQVATFLEAVRAWKDAAGGVPVKFTVLIEGEEESGSVNLERFIDDHLADIKKCDVVLISDTGMPSVEQPAITYGMRGLTYTEVVLHGPDQDLHSGLWGGRAPNPLNELSRILGRLWDENRRITIPGFYDDVAEVTNEERAQWKRLGFNPAAALKKIGLPPEADLGEHGWSAIEREWARPTAEINGITGGYQGAGAKTVIPSKASAKVSFRLVANQREKDIRDKFFQWLSSQTPPGCKWEFLDHGGGPPATVATDSPYLQAARRALKTASGADPVLIKSGGSIPVVGLFCEKAGLESVLMGFGLEDDRVHSPNEKFELACLYLGSEAHARLIGEFATPR is encoded by the coding sequence ATGCCCATGGTTGCCCAGTCCATCGACGCCGTGATCGAGAAGCTGCGCTCGCGACGCGAGGAATCCGTCGGGCGACTCAAGGACTGGCTGCGCATGCCCAGCGTCGGGACAGACCCGGCGTATCGCGACGCGACGCGCAAGGCCGCCGAGTGGTGCCGCGACCAGCTCAAGGCCGCCGGCTTCCAGGCAGAGCTGCGCGAGACCGGCACGCGTGACAAGCCGGGCAACCCCATCGTCTGGGCGACCAACGAGGGCGCGGCCGGGTACGCCGGCCCGCACGTGCTCTTCTACGGGCATTACGACGTCCAGCCCGCCGACCCGATCGACCTGTGGGACACCAAGGATCCCTTCGAGCCCGTCCTCAAGCCCGCAGTGCCGGGCGGCCCCGGCGAGCGCATCGTCGCCCGCGGCGCGTGCGACGACAAGGGCCAGGTCGCGACTTTCCTCGAAGCGGTGCGCGCGTGGAAAGACGCGGCCGGCGGCGTGCCCGTCAAGTTCACCGTGCTCATCGAGGGCGAGGAAGAGTCCGGCAGCGTCAACCTCGAGCGCTTCATCGACGATCACCTCGCCGACATCAAGAAGTGCGATGTCGTCCTCATCAGCGACACCGGCATGCCCAGCGTCGAGCAGCCGGCGATCACCTACGGCATGCGCGGGCTGACCTACACCGAGGTCGTCCTGCACGGGCCCGACCAGGACCTGCACTCGGGCCTCTGGGGCGGACGCGCGCCCAACCCGCTCAACGAGCTGTCGCGCATCCTCGGGCGCCTCTGGGACGAGAACCGTCGCATCACGATCCCCGGCTTCTACGACGATGTCGCCGAGGTCACCAACGAGGAGCGCGCGCAGTGGAAGCGCCTTGGCTTCAACCCGGCCGCGGCGTTGAAGAAAATCGGGCTCCCCCCCGAGGCGGACCTGGGCGAGCACGGATGGAGCGCGATCGAACGCGAGTGGGCGCGACCCACCGCCGAGATCAACGGCATCACCGGCGGCTACCAGGGCGCCGGCGCCAAAACCGTCATCCCCAGCAAGGCCAGCGCGAAGGTCAGCTTCCGTCTCGTCGCCAACCAGCGCGAGAAGGACATCCGCGACAAGTTCTTCCAGTGGCTCAGTTCCCAGACGCCCCCGGGCTGCAAGTGGGAATTCCTCGATCACGGCGGCGGGCCCCCGGCCACCGTCGCGACCGATTCGCCCTACCTCCAGGCCGCACGCCGCGCGCTCAAGACCGCGTCGGGCGCCGACCCTGTCCTCATCAAGTCCGGCGGCTCCATCCCCGTGGTCGGGCTGTTCTGCGAGAAGGCGGGGCTCGAGTCGGTGCTGATGGGCTTCGGGCTCGAGGACGATCGCGTCCACTCGCCCAACGAGAAGTTCGAACTCGCGTGTCTGTACCTGGGCAGCGAGGCGCACGCGCGACTCATCGGAGAGTTCGCCACGCCGCGCTGA
- the tatA gene encoding twin-arginine translocase TatA/TatE family subunit, with translation MASLLTISTLAFLGNIGHMEIILILVVALLLFGKRLPEVGRSVGKAIVEFKRGVKGIEDEIHNESARPPAPQQRSIEADSRAVSQGSVADESKVEAKPNAAH, from the coding sequence ATGGCTTCGCTTCTCACGATCAGCACGCTCGCCTTCCTCGGCAACATCGGGCACATGGAGATCATCCTGATCCTCGTTGTCGCCCTGCTGCTCTTCGGCAAGCGCCTGCCCGAGGTCGGGCGCAGCGTCGGCAAGGCCATCGTCGAGTTCAAGCGCGGCGTCAAGGGCATCGAGGACGAGATCCACAACGAGTCGGCCCGCCCGCCCGCGCCCCAGCAGCGCTCGATCGAGGCCGACAGCCGCGCCGTCTCGCAGGGCTCCGTCGCCGACGAGTCCAAGGTCGAGGCCAAGCCCAACGCCGCGCACTGA
- a CDS encoding bifunctional 5,10-methylenetetrahydrofolate dehydrogenase/5,10-methenyltetrahydrofolate cyclohydrolase, whose translation MAHQTHHAETPGAQIIDGKALAERFRADIARRAAALRAKGRPARLDALIAGDADSGARVYAINQGKTCEALGIDYNLVELSGRATFDDVAGRVLLMSTDDDISAIMVHMPMPEGVDAFEVQRRIAPEKDVEGVNPANIGNIVYGHSSLVPCTALATLKMIESTGVDLKGKRCVVVGASNIVGKPIAVLLMRHEATVISCNKFTADITALTRSADVLIAAAGAPELVRADWVKPGAIVVDVGLSRVAGPDGKMKTVGDVAFDEVRRVAGWISPVPGGVGPMTVAMLLHNVVEAAER comes from the coding sequence ATGGCACACCAGACACACCACGCCGAGACCCCCGGGGCGCAGATCATCGACGGCAAGGCCCTCGCCGAGCGGTTCCGCGCCGACATCGCGCGACGGGCGGCGGCCCTGCGCGCCAAGGGGCGCCCGGCGCGCCTCGACGCGCTCATCGCGGGCGACGCCGACTCGGGCGCGCGCGTCTACGCCATCAACCAGGGCAAGACCTGCGAGGCCCTGGGCATCGACTACAACCTCGTCGAGCTCTCCGGCCGGGCCACCTTCGACGATGTCGCCGGGCGCGTGCTGCTCATGAGCACCGACGACGACATCTCGGCGATCATGGTCCACATGCCCATGCCCGAGGGCGTCGACGCGTTCGAGGTCCAGCGCCGCATCGCCCCGGAGAAAGACGTCGAGGGCGTCAACCCGGCGAACATCGGCAACATCGTCTACGGGCATTCGTCCCTGGTTCCCTGCACGGCGCTCGCGACGCTCAAGATGATCGAGTCCACCGGCGTGGACCTCAAAGGCAAGCGCTGCGTGGTGGTGGGGGCGTCCAACATCGTGGGCAAGCCCATCGCCGTCCTGCTGATGCGCCACGAGGCGACCGTCATCTCGTGCAACAAGTTCACCGCTGACATCACGGCGCTGACCCGTTCGGCGGATGTCCTGATCGCCGCCGCCGGGGCGCCCGAGCTGGTCCGGGCCGACTGGGTGAAGCCCGGCGCGATCGTCGTGGATGTAGGGCTCTCGCGCGTCGCCGGGCCCGACGGGAAGATGAAGACCGTGGGCGATGTCGCCTTCGACGAGGTCCGGCGGGTCGCCGGTTGGATCAGCCCCGTCCCGGGGGGCGTGGGGCCCATGACCGTCGCCATGCTCCTGCACAATGTGGTCGAGGCCGCCGAACGCTGA
- the ligA gene encoding NAD-dependent DNA ligase LigA: MNEKDAKARIESLREELTRANRAYYLKQKPFLTDREFDEKLAELATLEERFPRFDDPASPTRRVGEEASGRFATVRHAVPMLSIDNTYSGDEVRAWAQRVAKQLGVSLASGSGHAESLFAAAGDGRTGDAGVRFVCDPKIDGVAMSLRYERGVLVRAVTRGDGEKGDDITNNARAIGAIPLRLSGDAPAVLEIRGEAYIPNEQFERINDEREADDLEPFMNPRNACAGTLKQLDPKVVASRRLGFVAHGRGEVSPDARFEGYTDFLAAIRAMGVPIAGDATAIDSVERVLEWIEEFDRARASLPYAVDGVVVRVDSFAQQGSLGRTAKSPRWCIAYKYPAERKTTVLRDVVFQVGKTGKITPRAMLDAVLIAGTTVRHASLHNFGLLAERDLRLGDTVVVEKAGEIIPQVLSPVLELRPKSARRVKPPESCPVCEGPVEIEREAGDRETARRCVNPECPAQIREKLIHFAGRRQMDIDGLGEKTIDQIREAGLPLDAFADVFRLREHRDALLALDRMGEKKVENLLEGIEAAKSRGLARVLAGMGIRHVGEATAKQLARMFPDLDALLGASVDQLAPKAIKKKDDAEALGFARDPKDRPETGLGQLTARVVHDYLHSPAAKKTFDALRRAGVSLSSEDYRPPEARGVKPDSPFAGKTIVLTGTLESFERADLSSLLESLGAKVTGSVSKKTDLVIAGESAGSKLDKARELGVDVWDEAALLAALPPETRPV, from the coding sequence GTGAACGAGAAGGACGCGAAAGCACGGATCGAATCCCTGCGCGAGGAGCTCACCCGCGCAAACCGGGCGTATTACCTGAAGCAGAAGCCCTTCCTGACCGACCGCGAGTTCGACGAGAAACTCGCGGAGCTGGCGACGCTCGAGGAGCGGTTCCCGCGCTTCGATGACCCGGCGTCGCCGACCCGGCGCGTTGGCGAGGAGGCGTCTGGCCGGTTCGCGACCGTGCGCCACGCGGTCCCGATGCTGTCGATCGACAACACCTACTCGGGCGACGAGGTCCGCGCGTGGGCGCAGCGCGTCGCGAAGCAGCTCGGCGTCTCGCTCGCGAGCGGGTCGGGGCACGCCGAGTCTCTCTTCGCCGCCGCGGGCGACGGGCGGACCGGCGACGCCGGCGTGCGCTTCGTCTGCGACCCCAAGATCGACGGCGTGGCGATGTCGCTGCGCTACGAGCGGGGCGTGCTCGTCCGGGCGGTCACGCGCGGCGACGGCGAGAAGGGCGACGACATCACCAACAACGCCCGCGCGATCGGCGCCATCCCGCTGCGACTCTCGGGCGACGCGCCGGCGGTCCTCGAGATCCGCGGCGAGGCATACATCCCCAACGAACAGTTCGAGCGCATCAACGACGAGCGCGAGGCGGACGACCTCGAGCCCTTCATGAACCCGCGGAACGCCTGCGCAGGCACCCTCAAGCAGCTCGACCCGAAGGTCGTCGCGTCGCGCCGCCTCGGCTTCGTCGCGCACGGTCGCGGCGAGGTTTCACCCGATGCGCGGTTCGAGGGGTACACCGACTTCCTCGCGGCCATCCGCGCGATGGGCGTGCCCATCGCGGGCGACGCGACGGCGATCGACAGCGTGGAGCGCGTGCTCGAGTGGATCGAGGAGTTCGACCGTGCGCGGGCGTCGCTGCCCTACGCGGTGGACGGGGTGGTGGTGCGCGTCGATTCGTTCGCGCAACAGGGGTCGCTGGGTCGCACCGCGAAGTCGCCTCGCTGGTGCATCGCGTACAAGTACCCGGCGGAGCGGAAGACGACGGTCCTGAGGGATGTGGTGTTCCAGGTGGGCAAGACGGGGAAGATCACCCCTCGGGCGATGCTCGATGCGGTTCTGATCGCCGGGACGACGGTGCGCCACGCGAGTCTGCACAACTTCGGGCTGCTGGCGGAGCGCGACCTGCGCCTGGGCGACACGGTGGTGGTCGAGAAGGCGGGCGAGATCATCCCCCAGGTGCTCTCGCCGGTGCTGGAGCTGCGCCCGAAGAGCGCGCGACGCGTGAAGCCCCCCGAGTCGTGCCCGGTGTGCGAGGGGCCGGTGGAGATCGAGCGCGAGGCGGGCGATCGTGAGACGGCGCGCCGGTGCGTGAACCCCGAGTGCCCGGCGCAGATCCGAGAGAAACTCATTCATTTCGCCGGGCGTCGCCAGATGGACATCGACGGGCTGGGCGAGAAAACGATCGACCAGATCCGCGAGGCCGGCCTGCCTCTGGACGCGTTCGCCGATGTGTTCCGTCTGCGCGAACACCGCGACGCGCTGCTCGCGCTGGATCGCATGGGCGAGAAGAAGGTCGAGAACCTGCTCGAGGGCATCGAGGCGGCGAAATCGCGCGGGCTGGCGCGCGTGCTCGCCGGGATGGGCATCCGGCACGTTGGCGAGGCGACCGCCAAGCAGCTCGCGCGGATGTTCCCCGATCTTGATGCGCTGCTGGGGGCGTCGGTCGATCAGCTCGCGCCGAAGGCCATCAAAAAGAAGGATGACGCCGAGGCGCTGGGATTCGCGCGCGACCCGAAGGACCGCCCGGAGACCGGGCTTGGTCAGCTGACGGCGCGCGTGGTGCACGACTATCTCCACAGCCCGGCGGCAAAGAAAACCTTCGACGCGCTCCGGCGTGCCGGGGTCAGTCTGTCGTCCGAGGACTACCGACCGCCCGAGGCGCGGGGCGTCAAGCCGGACTCGCCCTTCGCCGGGAAGACGATCGTGCTGACGGGGACGCTGGAATCGTTCGAACGGGCGGATCTGTCGTCGCTGCTCGAGTCGCTGGGAGCGAAGGTGACGGGTTCGGTCTCGAAGAAAACCGATCTGGTGATCGCGGGCGAGAGCGCCGGGAGCAAGCTCGACAAGGCGCGCGAACTGGGCGTCGATGTCTGGGACGAAGCGGCGCTGCTCGCGGCCCTGCCCCCCGAAACCCGCCCGGTGTGA
- a CDS encoding CYTH domain-containing protein has translation MRNLEWKAELLDPDLARWALARSGAAWIETVQQRDTFYRLADSRLLRRHADFHPVQWFRYSRAATIRPSISEIEVFSDSQAGLRFGALPPPMFAQVEKRREMWLSGRVRINLDEVAWHGAFVELEVRLSPAITPRVGCAMLRGLMRLLGPALGEPVAHGYADLAQRRAAMSLTPDDDHALEALFENPAHRRPRTIA, from the coding sequence ATGCGCAACCTCGAGTGGAAAGCCGAGCTGCTGGACCCCGACCTCGCGCGATGGGCGCTGGCGCGCTCCGGCGCCGCCTGGATCGAAACCGTGCAGCAGCGCGACACCTTCTATCGCCTGGCCGATTCGCGCCTGCTGCGCCGGCATGCGGACTTCCACCCGGTGCAGTGGTTCCGGTACTCGCGCGCAGCCACGATCCGGCCTTCGATCAGCGAGATCGAGGTCTTCAGCGATTCGCAGGCGGGGCTGCGGTTCGGCGCGCTCCCTCCCCCGATGTTCGCGCAGGTCGAGAAGCGGCGTGAGATGTGGCTCTCGGGCCGAGTGCGCATCAACCTCGATGAGGTCGCCTGGCACGGCGCGTTCGTGGAGCTCGAGGTGCGCCTGAGCCCGGCGATCACCCCGAGGGTCGGCTGCGCGATGCTCCGGGGATTGATGCGCCTCCTGGGCCCAGCCCTGGGCGAGCCGGTGGCGCACGGGTACGCGGACCTCGCGCAGCGCCGCGCAGCGATGAGTCTTACGCCGGACGACGATCACGCGCTCGAAGCATTGTTCGAGAATCCCGCGCACCGACGCCCTCGAACGATCGCGTGA
- a CDS encoding RluA family pseudouridine synthase, with amino-acid sequence MTGKPRGNKPPPRERVVPHPSDNPLLNPGGKLDAKAVRAASRAHADDLPEPESTDERDADAIEQPADDDGPVHVRFQLSRDLQKRLDKYLVDRIPFMSRTQLQRLIENEAVTVNARVPKPSTVLRLGDVVDVIVPPPPPKEILAQEIPLAIMHEDDDLLVVNKSPDIIVHPARSHLSGTMINALAWHFRNASARGGDLSKVGEEFARPGVVHRLDRHTSGVIVFAKRDETHWKLGRQFEKRQVEKRYLAVVHGELRPPIDVIDVPLGPSPSREKGVREKQVVRYDELGKPAVTIYRVREQFDGYSLVELELKTGRTHQIRVHLAHSDNPIVADDMYGGKYSTLEDIAHSKAAAREASERFGVRLDEPILRRHALHACMLGFRHPATETPMLFTAPVPDDMARLIAILRAIAPGKGRLDAPGSMIDLDTAVPEHRFGQ; translated from the coding sequence GTGACCGGCAAGCCGCGTGGCAACAAGCCGCCCCCGCGCGAGAGGGTCGTCCCGCACCCTTCCGACAACCCGCTGCTGAACCCGGGGGGCAAGCTCGACGCCAAAGCGGTCCGGGCCGCGTCGCGCGCCCACGCCGACGACCTCCCCGAGCCAGAGTCGACCGACGAGCGCGACGCCGACGCGATCGAGCAGCCCGCGGACGACGACGGGCCGGTGCACGTGCGCTTCCAGTTGTCTCGCGACCTGCAGAAGCGCCTCGACAAGTACCTCGTCGATCGCATCCCGTTCATGAGCCGCACGCAGCTGCAGCGACTCATCGAGAACGAAGCGGTGACCGTCAACGCGCGCGTGCCCAAGCCCTCGACCGTCCTGCGCCTGGGCGATGTCGTCGACGTCATCGTCCCGCCCCCGCCCCCCAAAGAAATCCTCGCGCAGGAGATCCCCCTCGCGATCATGCACGAGGACGACGACCTGCTCGTCGTCAACAAATCCCCAGACATCATCGTGCACCCGGCGCGCAGCCACCTCTCGGGCACCATGATCAACGCCCTCGCGTGGCACTTCCGCAACGCGTCGGCGCGCGGCGGCGACCTGAGCAAGGTCGGCGAAGAGTTTGCCCGACCCGGGGTCGTCCACCGGCTCGACCGGCACACCAGCGGCGTGATCGTCTTCGCCAAGCGCGACGAGACCCACTGGAAGCTCGGGCGCCAGTTCGAGAAGCGACAGGTCGAGAAGCGATACCTCGCCGTCGTCCACGGCGAACTCCGCCCGCCCATCGATGTGATCGATGTGCCGCTGGGCCCCAGCCCATCGCGCGAGAAGGGCGTCCGCGAGAAGCAGGTCGTCCGCTACGACGAACTGGGCAAGCCCGCCGTCACCATCTATCGCGTGCGCGAGCAGTTCGACGGGTACTCCCTCGTCGAGCTCGAGCTCAAAACCGGCAGGACGCACCAGATCCGCGTGCACCTCGCGCATTCCGACAACCCCATCGTCGCCGACGACATGTACGGGGGGAAGTACTCGACCCTCGAAGACATCGCCCACAGCAAGGCCGCCGCCCGCGAGGCGTCCGAGCGGTTCGGCGTCCGGCTCGACGAGCCGATCCTGCGCCGCCACGCGCTGCACGCGTGCATGCTCGGCTTCAGACACCCTGCGACCGAGACGCCAATGCTGTTCACGGCGCCCGTCCCCGACGACATGGCCCGGCTCATCGCCATCCTGAGGGCCATCGCGCCCGGGAAGGGGCGCCTTGACGCGCCGGGCTCGATGATCGATCTTGACACCGCCGTGCCCGAGCACCGCTTCGGGCAGTGA
- a CDS encoding tetratricopeptide repeat protein, which translates to MDDRQRTIVEGAGLEESRLNQDFIEWLRKWGTPILMVVVVVSGGYAAWNMWARFQERSHDEAYAQFHAAAVAGSPDNLVVVAEQHRGKGAVYELALIEAADAYLASARTGVRPGGSSDVPEDLLDDEQRASNLRRAGELYQTLVDAASQTRGHELHLLNGLFGLAAVAESTGDTAGAKAHLSRAAEVADRSLYPRIADVARDRIATLDTLTTVTRLYNQAEVRSSSDISSMFPSGAINMPSQQAPVTLPSPDPFTGNTGPIAPPSDDDAPTP; encoded by the coding sequence ATGGACGACCGTCAGAGGACAATCGTAGAAGGCGCCGGACTCGAAGAGTCGCGTCTCAATCAGGACTTCATCGAGTGGCTCAGGAAATGGGGCACCCCCATCCTGATGGTCGTCGTGGTCGTGTCGGGCGGGTACGCCGCGTGGAACATGTGGGCGCGTTTCCAGGAGCGTTCGCACGACGAGGCCTACGCGCAGTTCCACGCCGCCGCCGTCGCCGGCAGTCCCGACAACCTCGTCGTCGTCGCGGAGCAGCATCGCGGGAAGGGCGCGGTCTACGAGCTGGCGCTCATCGAGGCCGCCGACGCGTACCTCGCGTCGGCTCGGACCGGGGTCCGCCCCGGCGGTTCGAGCGATGTCCCCGAAGACCTGCTCGACGACGAACAGCGCGCGTCGAACCTGAGGCGCGCCGGCGAGCTCTACCAGACGCTCGTGGACGCCGCCTCGCAGACGCGCGGCCACGAGTTGCACCTGCTCAACGGGCTCTTCGGGCTCGCCGCCGTCGCGGAATCCACGGGCGACACCGCCGGCGCCAAGGCGCACCTGTCTCGCGCCGCCGAGGTCGCCGACCGCTCGCTCTACCCGAGGATCGCGGATGTTGCCCGTGATCGCATCGCGACGCTCGACACGCTCACCACCGTGACGCGCCTGTACAACCAGGCCGAGGTGCGCAGCTCCAGCGATATCTCGTCGATGTTCCCTTCGGGCGCGATCAACATGCCCTCGCAGCAGGCCCCGGTGACGCTGCCCTCGCCCGATCCGTTCACGGGCAACACCGGCCCCATCGCCCCGCCCAGCGACGACGACGCGCCCACGCCGTGA